ACAGGGCGGGACTGGCAACGCCTGTCGTCGCGCTGGCGCGATGACTTGAATGTCCGCATCGAACAGCTTACCCGCCTGCGCGACCAGTTAGGCGACTGCATTGGCTGTGGTTGTCTGTCATTGTCGGATTGTCCGCTACGTAACCCTGATGATTACCTGGCAAAAGACGGGCCGGGGGCGCGCCTGTTGGAAGGCGCTGCCGGGGATGTTGCAGAAGACGCCGTAAATGCCCCGGCAAGTGATGACGGGCACGAATGATTTCGCTGCTTTTGTATGCAGATGTGACACCGGGGTGAAAAATGCCCTGAAAATTGGCGTTTTGCCGGGGGTGAAAATGGCTGAATGCTTGACTTCGCCCGGGCAAAGTGTTGAAAAGCGCTAAGACCGGTGGTTTCCGTACCCGGTAACCGCCTGCTGGAAGAGTTTTATGCAGATTTCAACCCGATCCGGTCCCCGCATTCTTGCCGTTCTGGGGCCGACCAACACCGGCAAGACCCACCTGGCCATGGAACGGATGTTGGCGCATACCACAGGTATGATCGGCTTTCCGTTACGCCTGCTTGCGCGCGAAAATTATGATCGCGCCGTGGCCAAGGTTGGCAAAGGGGCCGTTGCCCTGATTACGGGTGAAGAACGCATCCTGCCGCCGCGTGCGCGCTATTATCTGTGCACGGTCGAGGCCATGCCGGTAAATATGCCGGTTGATTTCATGGCAATTGATGAAATCCAGATGTGCGCGGACCCGGAACGCGGCCACGTTTTTACCGACCGGTTGCTTCATGCCCGCGGGCGGCATGAAACCATGTTCATGGGCGCTGAAACCATTCGCCCCGTGATCCGCCAGCTTGTTGATAATGTCGAATTTGATACCCGTGCGCGGTTTTCAACCCTGACCTATTCCGGGCCAAAGAAAATCCAGCGTTTGCCTTCGCAATCCGCTGTTGTGACATTTTCCGCGCAGGAAGTTTATGCCGTTGCCGAACTGGTCCGCCGCCAGAAGGGCGGGGCAGCCGTGGTATTGGGCGCGCTTAGCCCGCGCACACGTAATGCCCAGGTCGAAATGTTCCAGAATGGTGATGTGGAACATCTGATTGCGACGGATGCCATTGGCATGGGCCTTAACCTTGATCTGCAGCATGTGGCATTTGCCGCCCTGTCGAAATTTGACGGGCAGTTCCACCGGAATCTGAGCGCTGCCGAAACCGCCCAGATTGCCGGGCGCGCCGGGCGCCATATGAATGATGGTTCCTTTGGCGTTACCGGGAATTTGACCGGCATTGACCCTGACATCATCGAACAGATCGAAGCCCACGAATTTGATGCGCTGACCAAAGTATACTGGCGTTCGGCGCGGCCTGATTTCCGGTCTGTCGAGGGATTGCAGCAATCATTGCGGCGCTTGCCTGATAATCCGATGCTGATTCGCGTGCGCGAACCGGTTGACGAGATCATGCTTGATCATCTTGCGCATAGCGAAGACATCGCCCGCATTACCCGGTCGCCTGACCGGGTGCGGCTGTTATGGGAAGTCTGCCAGATTCCAGACTTCCGAAATATCCATACTGACGCCCATCCGCGCCTGCTTGGTTCCATCTACAAATTCCTCTGTCAGCCAAAAAGCAAGCTGCCAACGGACTGGATGGGCGAACAGGTCTTGCGTATGGATCGTTATGATGGTGATATCGACCAGCTATCTTCACGGCTCGCGGGGATTCGCGTCTGGACATATGTTTCGCACAAGCATAACTGGCTTGATGACGCGAATCATTGGCAGGAACGAACGCGCGCCATTGAGGACAAGCTGTCAGATGTGCTACATGAACGGTTGACCCAAAGGTTTGTGGATCGCCGGACCTCGGTTTTATTGAAAAGTCTCAAGGACAAGTCTGAACTCATGTCTACCATCACTGCGAATGGTGAAGTCCAGGTCGAAGGTGAATTCGTCGGCCGAT
The window above is part of the Thalassospira marina genome. Proteins encoded here:
- a CDS encoding helicase-related protein; this encodes MQISTRSGPRILAVLGPTNTGKTHLAMERMLAHTTGMIGFPLRLLARENYDRAVAKVGKGAVALITGEERILPPRARYYLCTVEAMPVNMPVDFMAIDEIQMCADPERGHVFTDRLLHARGRHETMFMGAETIRPVIRQLVDNVEFDTRARFSTLTYSGPKKIQRLPSQSAVVTFSAQEVYAVAELVRRQKGGAAVVLGALSPRTRNAQVEMFQNGDVEHLIATDAIGMGLNLDLQHVAFAALSKFDGQFHRNLSAAETAQIAGRAGRHMNDGSFGVTGNLTGIDPDIIEQIEAHEFDALTKVYWRSARPDFRSVEGLQQSLRRLPDNPMLIRVREPVDEIMLDHLAHSEDIARITRSPDRVRLLWEVCQIPDFRNIHTDAHPRLLGSIYKFLCQPKSKLPTDWMGEQVLRMDRYDGDIDQLSSRLAGIRVWTYVSHKHNWLDDANHWQERTRAIEDKLSDVLHERLTQRFVDRRTSVLLKSLKDKSELMSTITANGEVQVEGEFVGRLEGFRFIADETDAAFEGKAIASAARRALSGEIAQRVKTLETDEDGQFAVNGKLEILWNGAAVGTLKKGDTVLSPEISVIDSEFFDGPTRERVRIRLQTWLNSHIETRLKMLTRLRDCQLTGAIRGLLFQLNEGLGCVPRSELESLIKDLSDDDRKALAKLGVRLGVETVHVLDALKPDPVELRGILWAVSRELEELPELPPAGRTSVPNDRANSKGFYLAAGYMPVGPLAARVDMLERFAALLRQKARENDGKVRPDPDLLSLLGCTVEQAEGVFTALGWRAEIVKVKKAPAAEAASEAKAEETAEAGESEAAVAVEAPAEAEATSETEVSADASAPAESAEGAAGDDEFEEVKFFVRVDRRKRHHAGQNARGPRNNQQANAAGEGRGAGNGNRGGQKGGPRNAKGGPKSGGPKGNGPRHGGKPQAPAKNNQINEDSPFAKLKEMLAAKG